One window of Burkholderia vietnamiensis LMG 10929 genomic DNA carries:
- a CDS encoding branched-chain amino acid ABC transporter permease, whose protein sequence is MQRKVLYGALLAALLAAPFIGAYPVFVMKVLTFALFAAAFNLLIGYTGLLSFGHAMFLASAGYATGYTIQTLGFTPELGVLAGTVAATLLGLVVGLFAIRRQGIYFAMITLAFAQMVYFIYLQAPFTHGEDGLQGVPRGHLFGVLDLSNDVTLYYVVLAVIVAACAFIVRVVHSPFGQVLVAIKENEPRAISLGYDTDRFKLLAFILSAGLAGLAGALKVLVLGFETLSDAYWTMSGLVVLMTLVGGMGTLFGPLLGAALIVALEDRLGDIGEWLASLTGVGWFHSLGESATIVTGLIFIACVLAFRRGIVGEMVARVKTLRPS, encoded by the coding sequence ATGCAGAGAAAAGTGCTCTACGGCGCGTTGCTCGCCGCGCTGCTGGCGGCGCCGTTCATCGGCGCGTATCCGGTGTTCGTGATGAAGGTGCTCACGTTCGCGCTGTTCGCGGCCGCGTTCAACCTGCTGATCGGCTATACGGGGCTGCTGTCGTTCGGCCATGCGATGTTCCTCGCGAGCGCCGGCTACGCGACCGGCTACACGATCCAGACGCTCGGCTTCACGCCGGAGCTCGGCGTGCTCGCCGGCACGGTGGCGGCCACGCTGCTGGGGCTCGTCGTCGGCCTGTTCGCAATCCGGCGGCAGGGCATCTATTTCGCGATGATCACGCTCGCGTTCGCGCAGATGGTCTACTTCATCTACCTGCAGGCGCCGTTCACGCACGGCGAGGACGGGCTGCAGGGCGTGCCGCGCGGCCACCTGTTCGGCGTGCTCGACCTGTCGAACGACGTCACGCTGTACTACGTCGTGCTCGCGGTGATCGTCGCCGCGTGTGCGTTCATCGTGCGGGTCGTGCATTCGCCGTTCGGCCAGGTGCTCGTCGCGATCAAGGAGAACGAGCCGCGCGCGATCTCGCTCGGCTACGACACCGACCGCTTCAAGCTGCTCGCGTTCATCCTGTCGGCCGGGCTCGCCGGGCTGGCCGGCGCGTTGAAGGTGCTGGTGCTCGGCTTCGAGACGCTGTCCGACGCTTACTGGACGATGTCGGGCCTCGTCGTGCTGATGACGCTCGTCGGCGGGATGGGCACGCTGTTCGGGCCGCTGCTCGGCGCGGCGCTGATCGTCGCGCTCGAAGACCGGCTCGGCGACATCGGCGAGTGGCTCGCATCGCTCACGGGCGTCGGCTGGTTCCACTCGCTGGGCGAATCGGCGACGATCGTCACCGGGCTGATCTTCATCGCATGCGTGCTTGCGTTCCGGCGCGGCATCGTCGGCGAGATGGTCGCGCGCGTGAAGACGCTGCGGCCGTCCTGA
- a CDS encoding branched-chain amino acid ABC transporter permease yields MEIFGIPLPAMLSQLLLGLVNGSFYAILSLGLAVIFGLLNVINFAHGALFMLGAMLAWMGLSYFGLPYWAMLVLAPLIVGAFGIAIERSMLRWLYKLDHLYGLLLTFGLTLVVEGVFRSIYGSSGQPYDVPAQLSGATNLGFMFLPNYRAWVVVASLAVCLATWFVIEKTRLGAYLRAGTENPKLVEAFGVNVPMMITLTYGFGVALAAFAGVLAAPVIQVSPLMGQPMIITVFAVVVIGGMGSILGSIVTGLLLGVIEGFTRVFYPEASATVVFVIMAIVLLFRPAGLFGKEK; encoded by the coding sequence ATGGAAATCTTTGGCATTCCGTTGCCGGCGATGCTGAGCCAGTTGCTGCTCGGCCTCGTCAACGGCTCGTTCTACGCGATCCTGAGCCTCGGGCTCGCGGTGATCTTCGGGCTGCTCAACGTGATCAACTTCGCGCACGGCGCGCTGTTCATGCTGGGCGCCATGCTCGCGTGGATGGGGCTGTCGTACTTCGGCCTGCCGTACTGGGCGATGCTCGTGCTCGCGCCGTTGATCGTCGGCGCGTTCGGGATTGCGATCGAGCGCTCGATGCTGCGCTGGCTGTACAAGCTCGATCACCTGTACGGGCTGCTGCTCACGTTCGGCCTCACGCTGGTGGTCGAAGGCGTGTTCCGCTCGATCTACGGTTCGTCGGGCCAGCCGTACGACGTGCCCGCGCAACTGTCGGGCGCGACCAATCTCGGCTTCATGTTCCTGCCGAACTACCGCGCGTGGGTAGTCGTCGCATCGCTCGCGGTGTGTCTCGCGACCTGGTTCGTGATCGAGAAGACGCGTCTGGGCGCATATCTGCGCGCCGGCACCGAGAACCCGAAGCTCGTCGAGGCGTTCGGCGTGAACGTGCCGATGATGATCACGCTCACCTACGGCTTCGGCGTCGCGCTCGCGGCGTTCGCGGGCGTGCTCGCGGCGCCGGTGATCCAGGTGTCGCCGCTGATGGGCCAGCCGATGATCATCACCGTGTTCGCGGTGGTCGTGATCGGCGGGATGGGCTCGATACTCGGTTCGATCGTCACCGGGCTGCTGCTCGGCGTGATCGAGGGCTTCACGCGCGTGTTCTATCCGGAAGCGTCGGCCACCGTCGTGTTCGTGATCATGGCGATCGTGCTGCTGTTCCGTCCGGCGGGCCTGTTCGGCAAGGAAAAATGA
- a CDS encoding ABC transporter substrate-binding protein encodes MKMKTLAHACLAVATAAFSVGAAHAADSVKIGFITDMSGLYADIDGQGGLEAIRMAVADFGGKVLGKPIEVVYADHQNKADIAASKAREWMDRGGLDLLVGGTNSATALSMNQVAAEKKKVYINIGAGADTLTNEQCTPYTVHYAYDTMALAKGTGSAVVKQGGKSWFFLTADYAFGKALEKNTSDVVKANGGQVLGAVRHPLSASDFSSFLLQAQSSKAQILGLANAGGDTINSIKAAKEFGITKTMKIAALLMFIDDVHSLGLETTQGLVLTDSWYWNRDAASRQWAQRYFGKMKKMPSSLQAADYSSVTTYLKAVQAAGTTDSDKVMAELKKLKISDFYAKGYIRQDGSMIHDMYLMEVKKPSESKEPWDYYKVLATIPGDQAFGTKQESRCALWK; translated from the coding sequence ATGAAAATGAAGACCCTCGCACACGCGTGTCTCGCGGTCGCGACCGCAGCATTCAGCGTCGGCGCGGCACATGCCGCCGACAGCGTGAAGATCGGCTTCATCACGGACATGTCGGGGCTTTACGCGGACATCGACGGGCAGGGCGGCCTCGAGGCGATCCGCATGGCAGTCGCCGACTTCGGCGGCAAGGTGCTCGGCAAGCCGATCGAGGTCGTCTACGCGGATCACCAGAACAAGGCCGACATCGCCGCGTCGAAGGCGCGCGAATGGATGGATCGCGGCGGGCTCGACCTGCTGGTCGGCGGCACGAACTCCGCGACCGCGTTGTCGATGAACCAGGTCGCGGCCGAGAAGAAGAAGGTCTACATCAACATCGGCGCGGGCGCCGACACGCTGACCAACGAGCAGTGCACGCCGTACACGGTCCACTACGCATACGACACGATGGCGCTCGCGAAGGGCACCGGTTCGGCCGTGGTCAAGCAAGGCGGCAAGAGCTGGTTCTTCCTGACCGCCGACTATGCGTTCGGCAAGGCGCTCGAGAAGAACACGTCGGACGTCGTGAAGGCGAACGGCGGCCAGGTGCTCGGCGCGGTGCGGCACCCGCTGTCGGCGTCGGACTTCTCGTCGTTCCTGCTGCAGGCGCAGTCGTCGAAGGCGCAGATCCTCGGCCTCGCGAACGCGGGCGGCGACACGATCAACTCGATCAAGGCCGCGAAGGAATTCGGCATCACCAAGACGATGAAGATCGCCGCGCTGCTGATGTTCATCGACGACGTGCACAGCCTCGGCCTCGAGACGACGCAGGGTCTCGTGCTGACCGACAGCTGGTACTGGAACCGCGACGCCGCGTCGCGCCAGTGGGCGCAGCGCTACTTCGGCAAGATGAAGAAGATGCCGTCGAGCCTGCAGGCGGCCGACTACTCGTCGGTGACGACCTACCTGAAGGCCGTGCAGGCGGCCGGCACGACCGACTCCGACAAGGTGATGGCCGAGCTGAAGAAGCTCAAGATCAGCGACTTCTACGCGAAGGGCTACATCCGTCAGGACGGCAGCATGATCCACGACATGTACCTGATGGAAGTGAAGAAGCCGTCCGAGTCGAAGGAGCCGTGGGATTACTACAAGGTGCTCGCGACGATCCCGGGCGACCAGGCGTTCGGCACCAAGCAGGAATCGCGCTGCGCGCTGTGGAAGTAG
- a CDS encoding ABC transporter ATP-binding protein: MKHSEREERELSGVESGAPALEISGLEAWYGESHILHGVDLTVHRGEVVTLLGRNGAGRTTTLRAIMGLTGRRSGSIKVAGNETIGLATHRIAHFGVGYCPEERGIFASLSCEENLMLPPPIGPREHAMSLDEIYAMFPNLASRRQSQGTRLSGGEQQMLAVARILRTGANLLLLDEISEGLAPVIVQALARMIVALKARGYTVVMVEQNFRFAAPLADRFYVMEHGRIVEHFRSSELEGKMPILHDLLGV; this comes from the coding sequence ATGAAGCACAGCGAACGGGAGGAACGCGAATTGAGCGGCGTCGAAAGCGGCGCGCCCGCGCTGGAAATCTCGGGCCTCGAAGCCTGGTACGGGGAATCCCACATTCTTCACGGCGTCGATCTGACCGTGCATCGCGGCGAGGTCGTCACGCTGCTCGGCCGCAACGGCGCGGGGCGCACCACGACGCTGCGCGCGATCATGGGGCTCACCGGGCGCCGCAGCGGCTCGATCAAGGTGGCCGGCAACGAGACGATCGGCCTGGCGACGCACCGCATCGCGCATTTCGGTGTCGGCTATTGCCCGGAGGAGCGCGGCATCTTCGCGAGCCTGTCGTGCGAGGAGAACCTGATGCTGCCGCCGCCGATCGGCCCGCGCGAGCACGCGATGTCGCTCGACGAGATCTACGCGATGTTCCCGAATCTCGCGTCGCGCCGGCAGAGCCAGGGCACCCGGCTGTCGGGCGGCGAGCAGCAGATGCTCGCGGTCGCGCGGATCCTGCGCACCGGCGCGAACCTGCTGCTGCTCGACGAAATCTCGGAAGGCCTCGCGCCGGTGATCGTGCAGGCGCTCGCGCGCATGATCGTCGCGCTGAAGGCGCGCGGCTATACGGTCGTGATGGTCGAACAGAACTTCCGCTTCGCCGCACCGCTCGCCGACCGCTTCTACGTGATGGAGCATGGCCGCATCGTCGAGCATTTCCGCTCGTCCGAACTGGAAGGAAAGATGCCGATCCTTCACGACCTGCTGGGGGTGTGA
- a CDS encoding ABC transporter ATP-binding protein, which translates to MILGDTILETRGLTKEFRGFTAVNGVNLRVRRGAIHALIGPNGAGKTTCFNLLTKFLTPTAGQIVFNGIDITGERPAQVARRGIIRSFQISAVFPHLSALQNVRIGLQRALGTEFHFWRSERTLRRLDDRAMDLLTQVGLSDFAHVPTVELAYGRKRALEIATTLAMEPELMLLDEPTQGMGHEDVDRVTALIKKVAAGRTILMVEHNMNVIAGISDTITVLQRGEVLAEGSYAEVSKNPLVIEAYMGSADAALAGAHA; encoded by the coding sequence ATGATTCTCGGCGACACGATTCTCGAAACACGCGGACTGACGAAGGAATTCAGGGGCTTCACTGCCGTCAATGGCGTCAACCTGCGCGTGCGCCGAGGCGCGATCCACGCGTTGATCGGACCGAACGGCGCGGGCAAGACCACCTGCTTCAACCTGCTGACCAAGTTCCTGACACCCACGGCCGGCCAGATCGTCTTCAACGGTATCGACATCACCGGCGAGCGGCCCGCGCAGGTCGCGCGCCGCGGCATCATCCGTTCGTTCCAGATCTCTGCGGTATTCCCGCACCTGAGCGCGCTGCAGAACGTGCGCATCGGGCTGCAGCGCGCCCTCGGCACCGAATTCCATTTCTGGCGCAGCGAGCGCACGCTGCGGCGCCTCGACGATCGCGCGATGGACCTGCTCACGCAGGTCGGCCTCAGCGATTTCGCGCACGTGCCGACCGTCGAGCTTGCATACGGCCGCAAGCGCGCGCTCGAAATCGCCACGACGCTCGCGATGGAGCCCGAACTGATGTTGCTCGACGAGCCCACGCAGGGGATGGGCCACGAGGACGTCGATCGCGTGACCGCGCTCATCAAGAAAGTCGCAGCGGGCCGCACGATCCTGATGGTCGAGCACAACATGAACGTGATCGCCGGCATCTCCGACACGATCACCGTGCTGCAGCGCGGCGAGGTGCTTGCCGAAGGCTCGTATGCCGAAGTGTCGAAGAATCCGCTGGTGATCGAGGCCTACATGGGCAGCGCCGACGCGGCGCTCGCAGGGGCGCACGCATGA
- a CDS encoding GMC family oxidoreductase, protein MTTQRTLEGEFDYVIVGAGTAGCVLANRLTEDPDIRVLLLEAGGKDDYHWIHIPVGYLYCIGNPRTDWLYKTQPEAALNGRALSYPRGRVLGGCSSINGMIYMRGQREDYDGWAQETGDAGWSWDSVLPIFKRSEDHHAGASDAHGAGGYWRVEKQRLRWEILESFAQAAQQTGIPATDDFNRGDNTGVGYFEVNQKRGVRWNTSKAFLRPAMARPNLTVITGAHAQRVVFDGRRAVGVEYHGGGVDYVAHARIEVLLTSGAVNSPQLLELSGIGAGARLQALGIDVVHDLPAVGENLQDHLQLRMAFRVDGVRTLNTRSANWWGKLMIGAEYALLQRGPMSMAPSQLGAFAKSDPDDPALTRPDLEYHVQPLSLERFGEPLHRFNAFTASVCQLRPSSRGSVHIASADPGVAPSIAPNYLSTDHDRHVAANALRLTRRIASAPALARYRPQEILPGTRYQTEAELVEAAGAIGTTIFHPVGTCRMGRADDERAVVDSRLRVRGIAGLRIVDASVMPFITSGNTNSPTLMIAERASDMIREDRRTARDATQVRTEAAMTPA, encoded by the coding sequence GTGACCACTCAACGCACGCTCGAGGGCGAATTCGATTACGTGATCGTCGGCGCGGGCACGGCCGGCTGCGTGCTCGCGAACCGCCTGACCGAAGATCCCGACATCCGCGTGCTGCTGCTCGAAGCGGGCGGCAAGGACGATTACCACTGGATTCATATCCCGGTCGGCTATCTGTACTGCATCGGCAATCCGCGCACCGACTGGCTGTACAAGACGCAGCCCGAGGCGGCGCTCAACGGCCGCGCGCTGTCGTATCCGCGCGGCCGCGTGCTCGGCGGCTGCTCGTCGATCAACGGAATGATCTACATGCGCGGCCAGCGCGAGGATTACGACGGCTGGGCGCAGGAAACCGGCGACGCCGGCTGGTCGTGGGACAGCGTGCTGCCGATCTTCAAGCGCAGCGAGGACCATCACGCCGGCGCGAGCGACGCGCACGGCGCGGGCGGCTACTGGCGCGTCGAGAAGCAGCGGCTGCGCTGGGAGATTCTCGAATCGTTCGCGCAGGCCGCGCAGCAGACGGGCATCCCGGCCACCGACGATTTCAACCGCGGCGACAACACCGGCGTCGGCTATTTCGAAGTGAACCAGAAGCGCGGCGTGCGCTGGAATACGTCGAAGGCGTTCCTGAGGCCCGCGATGGCGCGCCCGAACCTGACCGTGATCACCGGCGCGCACGCGCAGCGCGTGGTGTTCGACGGCCGGCGCGCGGTCGGCGTCGAATACCACGGCGGCGGCGTCGACTACGTCGCGCACGCGCGCATCGAAGTGCTGCTGACGTCCGGCGCGGTGAATTCGCCGCAGCTGCTCGAACTGTCGGGCATCGGCGCGGGCGCGCGGCTGCAGGCGCTCGGCATCGACGTCGTGCACGATCTGCCCGCGGTCGGCGAAAACCTGCAGGACCACCTGCAGCTGCGGATGGCGTTTCGCGTCGACGGCGTGCGCACGTTGAATACGCGCTCGGCGAACTGGTGGGGCAAGCTGATGATCGGCGCCGAATACGCGCTGCTGCAGCGCGGGCCGATGTCGATGGCGCCGTCGCAGCTCGGCGCGTTCGCGAAATCCGATCCGGACGACCCGGCGCTCACGCGTCCCGATCTCGAATATCACGTGCAGCCGCTGTCGCTCGAGCGCTTCGGCGAGCCGCTGCACCGCTTCAACGCATTCACCGCGTCGGTCTGCCAGCTGCGGCCGAGCTCGCGCGGCAGCGTGCATATCGCGAGCGCCGATCCGGGCGTCGCGCCGTCGATCGCGCCGAACTATCTGTCGACCGATCACGATCGTCACGTCGCCGCCAATGCGCTGCGGCTCACGCGCCGCATCGCGTCTGCGCCGGCGCTCGCACGTTATCGCCCGCAGGAGATTCTGCCGGGCACGCGCTATCAGACCGAGGCCGAGCTCGTCGAAGCGGCGGGCGCGATCGGCACGACGATTTTCCATCCGGTCGGCACCTGCCGGATGGGGCGCGCCGACGACGAACGCGCGGTCGTCGACAGCCGGCTGCGCGTGCGCGGGATCGCGGGGCTGCGGATCGTCGATGCGTCGGTGATGCCGTTCATCACGTCGGGGAACACGAATTCGCCGACGTTGATGATCGCCGAGCGCGCGAGCGACATGATCCGCGAGGATCGCCGCACGGCGCGCGACGCGACGCAGGTGCGCACGGAAGCGGCGATGACGCCGGCGTGA
- a CDS encoding LysR family transcriptional regulator, giving the protein MDLTLLRAFATVAREGNLTRAAVQLHLTQPAVSLQIKHLQEALGVVLFTRTSRGLALTRDGQTLLPHAERALAAAVDVERAAAALRHEVRGRLRIGTILDPGFLRLGGFLRALVETHPQIETALRHGMSGWVLEQVRGAALDVGYYIGRPGEDDPRDDALFHTVTLTHFEYRVLAPAGWKERVQRAHDWRALAALPWIWTPPASAHHRLLTRRFAAAGAQPVKVAEVDQEQSMLDLVKSGIGLTLARDSTALAEAHAHALTIVEQVTVPTELTFVTLAERRDEPAIAAALRLIDAQWAR; this is encoded by the coding sequence ATGGATCTCACTCTGCTGCGCGCGTTCGCGACGGTCGCCCGTGAAGGCAATCTCACGCGCGCCGCCGTGCAGCTGCACCTGACGCAGCCGGCCGTCAGCCTGCAGATCAAGCATCTGCAGGAAGCGCTCGGCGTCGTGCTGTTCACGCGCACGTCGCGCGGGCTCGCGCTCACCCGCGACGGACAGACGCTGCTGCCGCACGCGGAGCGCGCGCTCGCCGCGGCCGTCGACGTCGAGCGCGCCGCCGCCGCGCTGCGGCACGAGGTGCGCGGCCGGCTGCGGATCGGCACGATCCTCGATCCGGGTTTCCTGCGGCTCGGCGGCTTCCTGCGCGCACTGGTCGAAACGCATCCGCAGATCGAAACGGCGCTGCGGCACGGGATGTCGGGCTGGGTGCTCGAACAGGTGCGCGGCGCGGCGCTCGACGTCGGCTACTACATCGGCCGGCCGGGCGAAGACGATCCGCGCGACGACGCCCTGTTCCACACGGTCACGCTGACCCATTTCGAGTACCGCGTGCTGGCGCCGGCCGGCTGGAAGGAGCGCGTGCAGCGCGCGCACGACTGGCGCGCGCTGGCCGCGCTGCCGTGGATCTGGACGCCACCGGCGTCCGCCCATCATCGGCTGCTGACGCGGCGGTTCGCGGCCGCGGGCGCACAACCGGTGAAGGTCGCCGAGGTCGATCAGGAGCAATCGATGCTCGATCTCGTGAAATCGGGGATCGGTTTGACGCTCGCGCGCGATTCGACCGCTCTGGCCGAAGCGCACGCGCACGCATTGACGATCGTCGAACAGGTGACGGTGCCGACCGAGCTCACGTTCGTGACGCTCGCCGAGCGCCGCGACGAACCGGCCATCGCCGCCGCGCTGCGGTTGATCGACGCGCAGTGGGCGAGATGA
- a CDS encoding class IV adenylate cyclase: MARNIEIKARAREFDRLREQAATLATEAPLFYRQQDFFYDVPRGRLKLRRFEDGTPAELIFYQRDDRDGPKASYYTRSPVTNPDAMHALLATALTTRGIVTKERHVYLAGRTRIHLDRVDGLGDFIELEVVLAPDDDEADGEAEAHRVFAQLGVAQEDLVAVAYVDLLNADAQSEAA, encoded by the coding sequence ATGGCCCGCAACATCGAGATCAAAGCCCGCGCCCGCGAATTCGACCGGCTGCGCGAACAGGCGGCGACGCTCGCGACCGAAGCGCCGCTGTTCTACCGTCAGCAGGACTTCTTCTACGACGTGCCGCGCGGCCGGCTGAAGCTGCGCCGCTTCGAGGACGGCACGCCGGCCGAACTGATCTTCTACCAGCGCGACGACCGTGACGGCCCGAAGGCGTCGTACTACACGCGCAGCCCGGTGACGAACCCCGACGCGATGCATGCGCTGCTCGCGACCGCGCTGACCACGCGCGGCATCGTGACCAAGGAACGGCACGTCTATCTGGCGGGCCGCACGCGTATTCACCTCGATCGCGTCGACGGCCTCGGGGACTTCATCGAACTCGAAGTGGTGCTCGCCCCCGACGACGACGAAGCCGACGGTGAAGCCGAAGCGCATCGCGTGTTCGCGCAGCTGGGCGTCGCGCAGGAGGACCTCGTCGCGGTCGCATACGTCGATCTGCTGAACGCCGACGCCCAATCGGAAGCCGCATAA
- a CDS encoding Lrp/AsnC family transcriptional regulator has translation MLELDHFDLALLDVLQRFGRATHQQLGEEVPLSPSQIGRRLQRLEAAGVIEGYRVMLRPEKLGLGVTAFTSLKLKHHGDSIIEQFQQQIDVLPEVLECHAVVGDADYLLRIVAPDLNALSQFVMKKLMRVPGVDSVRSNIVLTTFKRNGALPLAHLAPGAA, from the coding sequence ATGCTGGAACTCGACCACTTCGATCTCGCGCTTCTCGATGTGCTGCAGCGCTTCGGCCGTGCCACGCATCAGCAGCTCGGCGAGGAGGTGCCGCTGTCGCCGTCACAGATCGGCCGGCGGCTGCAGCGGCTCGAGGCGGCCGGCGTGATCGAAGGCTATCGCGTGATGTTGCGGCCGGAAAAGCTCGGCCTGGGCGTCACCGCGTTCACGAGCCTGAAGCTCAAGCATCACGGCGATTCGATCATCGAGCAGTTTCAGCAGCAGATCGACGTGCTGCCCGAGGTGCTCGAGTGTCATGCGGTGGTCGGCGACGCCGACTATCTGCTGCGGATCGTCGCCCCCGATCTGAACGCGCTGTCGCAGTTCGTGATGAAGAAGCTGATGCGCGTGCCGGGCGTCGACAGCGTGCGCTCGAACATCGTGCTGACCACGTTCAAGCGCAACGGCGCGCTGCCGCTCGCGCATCTGGCGCCCGGCGCGGCGTGA
- the phhA gene encoding phenylalanine 4-monooxygenase — protein sequence MVIHPSMQSVTMSTVVTAKLQEQFDAGLETRADFTIDQPLERYGQVDHAVWQQLYARQAALLRGRACDAFIGGLGKIRLPADRVPSFADVNRQLKPATGWEIVAVPGLVPDRVFFEHLAHRRFPVTWWMRRPDQLDYLQEPDCFHDLFGHVPLLIEPVFADYMQAYGRTALAVADDDAALARLARLYWYTVEFGLIRDPRGTNGLSIYGAGIVSSKGESLYSVESAAPNRLGFDLERVMRTKYRIDTFQKTYFVIDDFAQLFALADVDARALAERLAALPELSAGAVLDTDVVLQRGTGEGWPDDDDA from the coding sequence ATGGTCATTCACCCAAGCATGCAGAGCGTCACCATGTCCACCGTCGTCACCGCGAAACTGCAGGAGCAGTTCGACGCGGGCCTCGAAACCCGTGCCGATTTCACCATCGACCAGCCGCTCGAACGCTACGGCCAGGTCGATCACGCGGTATGGCAGCAGCTGTATGCGCGCCAGGCGGCGCTGCTGCGCGGGCGCGCATGCGACGCGTTCATCGGCGGGCTCGGGAAGATCCGCTTGCCGGCCGACCGCGTGCCGTCGTTCGCTGACGTGAACCGCCAGCTGAAGCCGGCCACCGGCTGGGAGATCGTCGCGGTGCCGGGCTTGGTGCCCGATCGCGTGTTCTTCGAGCATCTCGCGCACCGGCGCTTTCCGGTCACCTGGTGGATGCGCCGCCCCGACCAGCTCGACTATCTGCAGGAGCCCGACTGCTTCCACGACCTGTTCGGCCACGTGCCGCTGCTGATCGAGCCGGTGTTCGCCGACTACATGCAGGCCTACGGGCGTACCGCGCTCGCGGTCGCGGACGACGACGCGGCGCTCGCACGGCTCGCGCGTCTCTATTGGTATACGGTGGAGTTCGGGCTGATCCGCGATCCGCGCGGCACCAACGGGCTGTCGATCTACGGCGCGGGAATCGTGTCGAGCAAGGGCGAGAGCCTCTACAGCGTCGAGAGCGCGGCGCCGAACCGGCTCGGCTTCGACCTGGAGCGCGTGATGCGCACGAAGTACCGGATCGACACGTTCCAGAAGACCTACTTCGTGATCGACGACTTCGCGCAGCTGTTCGCGCTGGCCGACGTCGACGCGCGTGCGCTGGCCGAGCGGCTCGCCGCGCTGCCCGAGCTGTCCGCCGGCGCGGTGCTCGATACCGACGTCGTGCTTCAGCGCGGCACCGGCGAAGGCTGGCCCGACGACGACGACGCATGA
- a CDS encoding 4a-hydroxytetrahydrobiopterin dehydratase, which translates to MIHKLTSEERKTRLEGLPHWTAVPGRDAIQRSLRFADFNEAFGFMTRVAIKAQEMNHHPEWFNVYNRVDVTLSTHDADGLTERDIELAQFIDRVCAHTLPAA; encoded by the coding sequence ATGATCCACAAGCTCACATCCGAAGAACGCAAGACGCGGCTCGAAGGCCTGCCGCACTGGACGGCCGTGCCGGGCCGCGACGCGATCCAGCGCAGCCTGCGCTTCGCCGATTTCAACGAGGCGTTCGGCTTCATGACGCGCGTCGCGATCAAGGCGCAGGAAATGAACCACCATCCGGAATGGTTCAACGTGTACAACCGCGTCGACGTGACGCTGTCGACCCACGACGCCGACGGGCTGACCGAGCGCGACATCGAACTCGCGCAATTCATCGACCGCGTGTGTGCGCACACGCTGCCGGCGGCCTGA
- a CDS encoding DUF3717 domain-containing protein, giving the protein MSDISIHDLEAAINFWRARSPSSGDELKLCEEASALSKPYALLIVQRGSALQLEGLDPKARNAFETYVRLKDGLES; this is encoded by the coding sequence ATGTCCGATATTTCGATTCACGACCTCGAAGCCGCGATCAATTTCTGGCGCGCCCGCTCGCCATCCAGCGGCGACGAACTCAAACTCTGCGAAGAGGCCAGCGCGCTCTCCAAGCCGTATGCGCTGCTGATTGTACAGCGCGGAAGCGCGCTGCAACTGGAAGGTTTGGACCCCAAGGCGCGGAATGCGTTCGAGACTTACGTGCGCCTTAAGGATGGCTTGGAAAGCTGA
- a CDS encoding response regulator, whose amino-acid sequence MRLLLIEDDRPIARGIQSSLEQAGFTVDMVHDGIFAEQALAQNRHELVILDLGLPGIDGMTLLTRFRQTNRHTPVIVLTARDELNDRIQGLNSGADDYMLKPFEPAELEARIRAVMRRSGPHSDMPRPEVSLGGVRLSGVDRRIFNDDKPLELSPREFAVLEMLLLRHGRVVSKAQLQDHLTHFGGDLGDTAIEVYVHRVRKKLEQCRVEIVTVRGFGYLLQEIRQTASV is encoded by the coding sequence ATGCGACTCCTTCTGATCGAAGACGACCGCCCCATCGCACGCGGTATCCAGAGCAGCCTCGAGCAGGCGGGCTTTACCGTCGACATGGTGCACGACGGCATCTTTGCCGAACAGGCGCTGGCACAAAACCGCCACGAACTCGTGATCCTCGACCTCGGCCTGCCGGGTATCGACGGGATGACGCTGCTCACCCGCTTTCGCCAGACCAATCGCCACACGCCGGTCATCGTGCTGACCGCGCGCGACGAACTGAACGACCGCATCCAGGGCCTGAACTCCGGCGCCGACGACTACATGCTCAAGCCGTTCGAGCCGGCCGAGCTCGAAGCGCGCATCCGCGCGGTGATGCGCCGCAGCGGCCCGCACAGCGACATGCCGCGGCCGGAAGTGTCGCTCGGCGGCGTCCGGCTGTCGGGCGTCGATCGCCGCATCTTCAACGACGACAAGCCGCTCGAGCTGTCGCCGCGCGAATTCGCGGTGCTCGAAATGCTGCTGCTGCGCCACGGCCGCGTGGTCAGCAAGGCGCAGCTGCAGGATCACCTCACGCATTTCGGCGGCGATCTCGGCGACACCGCGATCGAAGTCTACGTGCACCGCGTGCGCAAGAAGCTCGAGCAGTGCCGCGTCGAAATCGTCACGGTGCGCGGCTTCGGCTACCTGCTGCAGGAAATCCGCCAGACCGCCAGCGTCTGA